A DNA window from Motilibacter rhizosphaerae contains the following coding sequences:
- a CDS encoding carbohydrate ABC transporter permease, which produces MATTLTTGSDQVTGRGPRASRKGKAKGSERPNWLGALIAWVWLAIVIIPIYWIVVTSFKLQANYFGSNPLKPPTSLDWTNYKLVLDNDFVQYFVNSVLVTAGTLIPAVLISFMAAYAIVRGEGVFLRGTNSLFLMGLAIPLQATIIPVYLIIIRLHLYDTLLAMILPSIAFAIPLSVLVLSNFIRDVPKELFESMRVDGATEWGMLWRLAFPLTRPALVTVAIYNGLQVWNGFLLPLIMTTSPSKRTLPLAIWTFQGQYGVNVPAIAASVCLTTLPILALYIVGRRQLLSGLTAGFSK; this is translated from the coding sequence ATGGCGACGACGCTGACCACCGGCAGCGACCAGGTCACCGGACGCGGCCCCCGCGCCAGCCGCAAGGGCAAGGCCAAGGGCAGCGAGCGGCCCAACTGGCTCGGCGCGCTCATCGCCTGGGTCTGGCTCGCGATCGTCATCATCCCGATCTACTGGATCGTGGTGACGAGCTTCAAGCTGCAGGCCAACTACTTCGGCAGCAACCCGCTCAAGCCGCCGACGTCGCTGGACTGGACCAACTACAAGCTGGTCCTGGACAACGACTTCGTGCAGTACTTCGTCAACTCGGTGCTCGTCACGGCGGGGACGCTCATCCCGGCCGTGCTGATCTCCTTCATGGCGGCGTACGCGATCGTCCGCGGTGAGGGCGTCTTCCTCCGCGGGACCAACTCGCTGTTCCTCATGGGGCTCGCGATCCCGCTGCAGGCGACGATCATCCCCGTCTACCTCATCATCATCAGGCTGCACCTGTACGACACCCTGCTGGCGATGATCCTGCCGTCGATCGCGTTCGCGATCCCGCTCTCGGTGCTCGTCCTGTCGAACTTCATCCGGGACGTGCCCAAGGAGCTCTTCGAGTCGATGCGCGTCGACGGCGCGACCGAGTGGGGCATGCTCTGGCGCCTCGCGTTCCCGCTGACCCGCCCGGCGCTCGTCACGGTCGCGATCTACAACGGGCTGCAGGTGTGGAACGGCTTCCTGCTGCCCCTCATCATGACGACGAGCCCGAGCAAGCGCACGCTGCCGCTCGCGATCTGGACCTTCCAGGGCCAGTACGGCGTCAACGTCCCCGCGATCGCCGCGTCGGTCTGCCTGACGACGCTGCCGATCCTCGCGCTCTACATCGTCGGCCGCCGCCAGCTGCTCAGCGGCCTCACCGCGGGCTTCAGCAAGTAG
- a CDS encoding carbohydrate ABC transporter permease: MAIPALVFFIAFGVVPLVGVLALSFARWDGIGAIHPAGFDSWHAVLTDPGLPHALWVTFEVMFFSWAVQTPASILIGVFLSGHQRYREFLAVLYFVPLLLSSAALAVTYKALLDPNFGLGPGLHFGLLTRDWLGSGGLAMGVIIFVVSWQFIPFHALIYQGGVRQIPASMYEAASLDGAGRVRQFFSITLPQLKYTVITSSTLMVVGSLTFFDLIYVLTAGGPGDSTRVLALDMYQQGFQANLMGPASAIAVIIVLVGLVLALVLRRLGGRGVESQLEGA; the protein is encoded by the coding sequence ATGGCGATCCCGGCGCTGGTGTTCTTCATCGCGTTCGGGGTCGTCCCCCTGGTCGGGGTGCTCGCCCTCAGCTTCGCCCGCTGGGACGGCATCGGCGCCATCCACCCCGCCGGCTTCGACTCGTGGCACGCGGTGCTCACCGATCCCGGTCTGCCGCACGCCCTCTGGGTGACCTTCGAGGTCATGTTCTTCTCCTGGGCGGTCCAGACGCCGGCCTCGATCCTCATCGGCGTCTTCCTCTCCGGGCACCAGCGCTACCGCGAGTTCCTGGCGGTGCTGTACTTCGTGCCGCTGCTGCTCTCGTCGGCCGCGCTCGCCGTGACCTACAAGGCCCTGCTGGACCCCAACTTCGGCCTCGGCCCGGGGCTCCACTTCGGTCTGCTCACGCGCGACTGGCTCGGCTCCGGCGGGCTTGCGATGGGCGTCATCATCTTCGTGGTGTCCTGGCAGTTCATCCCGTTCCACGCGCTCATCTACCAAGGCGGCGTGCGGCAGATCCCGGCGTCGATGTACGAAGCGGCCTCGCTCGACGGCGCCGGGCGCGTGCGGCAGTTCTTCTCCATCACGCTGCCGCAGCTGAAGTACACCGTCATCACGTCGTCGACGCTGATGGTGGTCGGGTCGCTGACGTTCTTCGACCTCATCTACGTCCTGACCGCCGGCGGCCCCGGCGACTCCACCCGCGTGCTCGCGCTCGACATGTACCAGCAGGGCTTCCAGGCCAACCTCATGGGCCCCGCCAGCGCGATCGCCGTCATCATCGTCCTCGTGGGCCTCGTCCTCGCGCTGGTGCTGCGCCGGCTCGGCGGCCGGGGTGTCGAGAGCCAGCTGGAAGGGGCCTGA
- a CDS encoding extracellular solute-binding protein — protein sequence MDPTTSRRTFLRIAAGGAAAAGLAACGSSGPKSSTGSTGSGASAAPAGSSAAGASTGASAAAGGGSVTGNASYWFLNGQPQQGVRENQVKRFNSSHKGASLKSTEFQNDAYKQKIKTAIGAGQAPTLIWGWGGGGLKSYVDANQVVDLTDWVNGPAASLKSKIFPSAFGAATVNNKVYALPVETVTPIIFYYNKNAFEKIGAQPPQSWGDVMDLVPKFNAKGIAPFSLGGQSRWTNMMWLEFLLDRVGGSEVFLNVFNGQKGAWSDPSVEKMLTMVQDLVKQKGFIKGFSSITADSNADLAVFYSGKAAMMVHGAWTYGTMKSQGGNFVKSGALGYMNFPPVDGGKGDPSDTTGNPGQYLSISSKSSAEEQAVAKQFLLDNTLDDASIKDWVGTGAVPVVQGTRDQLAAQPDKMDSDWLTFNYDIASKAKVFQQSWDQALPPTQAEVLLDNIAKLFQLQVTPQQWISNMNAVIGK from the coding sequence GTGGATCCCACGACGTCCCGTCGGACATTCCTCCGCATCGCCGCCGGTGGCGCCGCTGCTGCCGGCCTGGCGGCATGCGGGAGCTCCGGCCCCAAGTCCTCGACCGGCAGCACGGGCAGCGGCGCGTCCGCGGCCCCCGCCGGCAGCTCCGCGGCCGGTGCCAGCACCGGCGCCAGCGCCGCCGCCGGTGGCGGCAGCGTCACGGGCAACGCCAGCTACTGGTTCCTCAACGGCCAGCCGCAGCAGGGCGTGCGCGAGAACCAGGTCAAGCGGTTCAACTCCAGCCACAAGGGCGCCTCGCTCAAGTCGACGGAGTTCCAGAACGACGCGTACAAGCAGAAGATCAAGACCGCGATCGGCGCCGGCCAGGCCCCGACCCTCATCTGGGGCTGGGGCGGCGGTGGCCTCAAGAGCTACGTCGACGCCAACCAGGTCGTCGACCTCACCGACTGGGTCAACGGCCCGGCCGCCTCGCTGAAGAGCAAGATCTTCCCGTCGGCCTTCGGTGCCGCCACGGTCAACAACAAGGTCTACGCGCTCCCGGTCGAGACCGTCACGCCGATCATCTTCTACTACAACAAGAACGCGTTCGAGAAGATCGGCGCCCAGCCCCCGCAGTCCTGGGGCGACGTCATGGACCTCGTGCCCAAGTTCAACGCCAAGGGCATCGCGCCGTTCTCGCTGGGCGGCCAGTCCCGCTGGACCAACATGATGTGGCTCGAGTTCCTCCTCGACCGCGTCGGTGGCAGCGAGGTCTTCCTCAACGTCTTCAACGGGCAGAAGGGCGCCTGGTCCGACCCGTCGGTCGAGAAGATGCTGACGATGGTGCAGGACCTGGTGAAGCAGAAGGGCTTCATCAAGGGCTTCTCGTCGATCACCGCCGACTCCAACGCCGACCTCGCCGTGTTCTACAGCGGCAAGGCCGCGATGATGGTCCACGGCGCGTGGACCTACGGCACGATGAAGTCGCAGGGCGGCAACTTCGTGAAGAGCGGTGCCCTCGGCTACATGAACTTCCCGCCGGTCGACGGCGGCAAGGGCGACCCGAGCGACACGACCGGCAACCCCGGCCAGTACCTCTCGATCAGCTCGAAGTCCTCCGCCGAGGAGCAGGCCGTCGCCAAGCAGTTCCTCCTGGACAACACGCTCGACGACGCGTCGATCAAGGACTGGGTGGGCACCGGCGCGGTCCCGGTCGTCCAGGGCACCCGCGACCAGCTCGCGGCGCAGCCGGACAAGATGGACTCCGACTGGCTGACCTTCAACTACGACATCGCCAGCAAGGCGAAGGTCTTCCAGCAGTCGTGGGACCAGGCCCTGCCCCCCACGCAGGCCGAGGTGCTCCTCGACAACATCGCGAAGCTGTTCCAGCTGCAGGTCACCCCGCAGCAGTGGATCAGCAACATGAACGCGGTCATCGGCAAGTGA
- a CDS encoding glycoside hydrolase family 3 N-terminal domain-containing protein, which translates to MTSVPPETATSATAAPRPWQDPSRSAAERVELLLAEMTLEERVAQLGSRWVGNDMQEEHAPGDGAEDAETINVAPMQDVFAKSGTIPLDEASRHGLGQLTRVYGSNPLSVAEGVAELVRQHRVVLEGSRLGVPALVHEECLTGFTTYGATVYPAAIAWGATFDPGLVERMAAAIGRDMAAVGVHQGLSPVLDVVRDYRWGRVEETIGEDPYLVAQLGAAYVRGLQSAGVIATLKHFAGYSASRAARNHGPVSMGRRELLDVILPTFEAAVALGGARSVMNSYSDVDGVPAGADPWLLTQVLREDWGFTGTVVSDYWAVPFLATMHRVAADYDAAGALALTAGIDVELPDTLGFGEGLVALVRKGEVPEELVDRAVRRVLLQKAELGLLDADWTPEGSVADAARDLDSAENRAIARELAERSVVLLDAGSALPLLGEGRPALSRVAVVGPCADDPRTFMGCYAFPNHVLPRHPELGLGLEVTTALAALRDELPGVEVVHAAGCAVTGTDRSGIAEAVEAARGADLAVAYVGDLAGLFGHGTSGEGCDADDLRLPGVQADLLDALLETGTPVVVVVVSGRPYALGDVAPRAAGLVQAFMPGEEGGGALAGVLSGRTNPGGKLPVQVPRTVGGQPSTYLQPPLGGPESEGISNLDARPLFPFGFGASYTSFEVADLALSSEQLASDGEVTVTVRVANTGSRAGDEVVQLYASDPVAQVARPVRLLTGFARVTLEPGASAEVEFRVHADRFAYTGPDLRRIVEPGEVELLVGTSAAHLPCSGTVRVTGPTRVVGHDRRLDTPVTLRPVPTTPAG; encoded by the coding sequence ATGACGTCCGTGCCACCCGAGACGGCGACGTCGGCGACGGCGGCCCCGCGCCCCTGGCAGGACCCGTCCCGGTCCGCCGCGGAGCGCGTCGAGCTGCTGCTCGCCGAGATGACGCTCGAGGAGCGCGTGGCGCAGCTCGGCAGCCGCTGGGTGGGCAACGACATGCAGGAGGAGCACGCCCCCGGTGACGGCGCGGAGGACGCCGAGACGATCAACGTCGCCCCCATGCAGGACGTGTTCGCGAAGTCGGGCACGATCCCCCTCGACGAGGCCAGCCGGCACGGGCTCGGGCAGCTGACCCGCGTCTACGGCAGCAACCCGCTCAGCGTGGCCGAGGGCGTGGCCGAGCTCGTCCGGCAGCACCGCGTGGTCCTCGAGGGCTCCCGGCTCGGCGTGCCCGCCCTCGTCCACGAGGAGTGCCTCACCGGCTTCACGACGTACGGCGCGACGGTCTACCCGGCCGCCATCGCCTGGGGCGCGACGTTCGACCCCGGTCTCGTCGAGCGCATGGCCGCGGCGATCGGCCGCGACATGGCCGCGGTCGGCGTCCACCAGGGCCTCTCCCCCGTGCTCGACGTCGTCCGCGACTACCGCTGGGGCCGGGTCGAGGAGACGATCGGCGAGGACCCGTACCTCGTGGCGCAGCTGGGCGCGGCCTACGTCCGGGGCCTGCAGAGCGCGGGCGTCATCGCCACGCTCAAGCACTTCGCCGGCTACTCGGCCTCGCGCGCCGCCCGCAACCACGGGCCCGTCTCGATGGGCCGGCGCGAGCTGCTCGACGTCATCCTCCCGACCTTCGAGGCGGCGGTCGCGCTCGGCGGGGCGCGCTCGGTGATGAACTCCTACTCCGACGTCGACGGCGTGCCCGCGGGCGCCGACCCGTGGCTGCTGACGCAGGTCCTGCGCGAGGACTGGGGCTTCACCGGGACGGTCGTCTCGGACTACTGGGCGGTGCCGTTCCTCGCGACCATGCACCGGGTCGCGGCGGACTACGACGCGGCGGGGGCGCTCGCCCTCACCGCCGGCATCGACGTCGAGCTCCCCGACACCCTCGGCTTCGGCGAGGGCCTGGTCGCGCTCGTGCGCAAGGGCGAGGTGCCGGAGGAGCTGGTGGACCGCGCCGTCCGCCGCGTCCTGCTGCAGAAGGCCGAGCTCGGGCTGCTCGACGCGGACTGGACCCCCGAGGGCTCGGTGGCCGACGCCGCCCGCGACCTCGACTCCGCCGAGAACCGCGCGATCGCCCGCGAGCTGGCCGAGCGCTCGGTCGTGCTGCTCGACGCGGGCAGCGCGCTGCCGCTGCTCGGCGAGGGCCGTCCGGCGCTGTCCCGCGTCGCCGTCGTCGGGCCCTGCGCCGACGACCCGCGCACGTTCATGGGCTGCTACGCGTTCCCCAACCACGTGCTCCCCCGCCACCCCGAGCTCGGCCTGGGGCTCGAGGTGACGACCGCGCTCGCCGCGCTGCGCGACGAGCTCCCCGGCGTCGAGGTCGTGCACGCCGCGGGCTGCGCCGTCACGGGCACCGACCGCTCCGGCATCGCCGAGGCCGTCGAGGCCGCGCGCGGGGCGGACCTCGCCGTCGCGTACGTCGGCGACCTGGCGGGGCTCTTCGGCCACGGCACCTCCGGCGAGGGCTGCGACGCCGACGACCTGCGCCTGCCGGGCGTGCAGGCCGACCTGCTCGACGCGCTGCTCGAGACCGGGACGCCCGTGGTCGTCGTCGTCGTCTCCGGCCGTCCGTACGCCCTCGGCGACGTCGCGCCGCGCGCGGCCGGGCTGGTCCAGGCGTTCATGCCGGGCGAGGAGGGCGGCGGCGCCCTCGCGGGCGTGCTGTCCGGGCGCACCAACCCCGGCGGCAAGCTGCCGGTGCAGGTGCCGCGCACGGTCGGCGGGCAGCCGAGCACGTACCTCCAGCCGCCGCTGGGCGGCCCGGAGAGCGAGGGCATCAGCAACCTCGACGCGCGCCCGCTGTTCCCCTTCGGCTTCGGCGCGTCCTACACCTCGTTCGAGGTCGCGGACCTGGCGCTGTCCAGCGAGCAGCTGGCGAGCGACGGGGAGGTCACGGTGACCGTCCGGGTCGCCAACACCGGCAGCCGCGCCGGCGACGAGGTCGTCCAGCTCTACGCCTCCGACCCGGTCGCCCAGGTCGCCCGTCCCGTGCGGCTGCTCACGGGCTTCGCCCGCGTCACGCTCGAGCCCGGCGCCAGCGCCGAGGTCGAGTTCCGCGTGCACGCCGACCGGTTCGCCTACACCGGCCCGGACCTGCGCCGCATCGTCGAGCCGGGCGAGGTCGAGCTGCTCGTCGGGACGTCGGCCGCGCACCTGCCCTGCTCGGGTACGGTGCGCGTCACCGGACCGACGCGGGTCGTCGGGCACGACCGGCGGCTCGACACGCCGGTGACCCTCCGACCCGTCCCCACGACACCCGCAGGCTAG
- a CDS encoding LacI family DNA-binding transcriptional regulator: MRAAGSRATLAKVAQSAGVSVATVSKVVNGRSDVSPSTRARVQDLLKEHDYEPRRAESSGGAAIEIFFGGRLGSYSTEVLQGVLDCAAELDVDVVVTTRTKPDRSGAWARRIAASGRRAAIGVSSEFMVMELNLLSRARVPLVVIDPLNAPQAQLTSVGSTNFAGGMAATQHLLDLGHRRIGYVGGPVAAACNQARMAGYRGALEAHGVDVPRDYVRTGQFHWEDGVAGAEHLLSLPTPPTAVFAGSDEVALGVIEAARTRGLRVPDDLSVVGFDDVQVAGLGSPPLTTVRQPLSEMGSVALRTALRLAAGERPESHHVELATQLVVRQSAVALR, translated from the coding sequence GTGCGCGCCGCAGGAAGCCGCGCGACGCTCGCGAAGGTCGCCCAGTCGGCCGGCGTGTCCGTCGCGACCGTCTCCAAGGTGGTGAACGGGCGCAGCGACGTCTCGCCCTCCACCCGCGCGCGCGTCCAGGACCTGCTCAAGGAGCACGACTACGAGCCGCGCCGCGCGGAGTCGAGCGGCGGCGCGGCCATCGAGATCTTCTTCGGCGGACGACTGGGGTCGTACTCCACCGAGGTGCTGCAGGGCGTGCTCGACTGCGCCGCGGAGCTCGACGTCGACGTCGTCGTGACGACGCGCACCAAGCCCGACCGCTCCGGCGCCTGGGCGAGGCGGATCGCGGCCTCAGGGCGCCGGGCCGCGATCGGGGTGAGCAGCGAGTTCATGGTGATGGAGCTCAACCTGCTCTCCCGGGCCCGGGTGCCGCTCGTCGTCATCGACCCGCTCAACGCGCCGCAGGCGCAGCTGACGAGCGTCGGCTCGACCAACTTCGCCGGCGGCATGGCCGCGACCCAGCACCTGCTCGACCTCGGCCACCGGCGGATCGGCTACGTCGGCGGGCCGGTCGCAGCGGCCTGCAACCAGGCCCGGATGGCGGGCTACCGCGGGGCGCTGGAGGCCCACGGCGTCGACGTGCCGCGCGACTACGTCCGCACCGGGCAGTTCCACTGGGAGGACGGCGTCGCCGGCGCCGAGCACCTGCTCTCCCTGCCGACGCCGCCGACCGCGGTCTTCGCGGGCTCCGACGAGGTCGCGCTCGGCGTGATCGAGGCGGCGCGCACCCGCGGGCTGCGGGTGCCCGACGACCTCAGCGTCGTCGGCTTCGACGACGTGCAGGTCGCGGGCCTCGGCTCGCCGCCGCTCACCACGGTCCGCCAGCCGCTCAGCGAGATGGGCTCGGTCGCGCTGCGGACGGCGCTGCGCCTCGCGGCGGGCGAGCGCCCGGAGTCCCACCACGTCGAGCTCGCCACGCAGCTCGTCGTGCGCCAGTCGGCCGTCGCGCTGCGCTGA
- a CDS encoding PRC-barrel domain-containing protein: MIRPDQVPDVSGATAYDADGTRLGQVTALDLDTDGSPLAATVRSGGEERSVPLAGAVLEGTTLRLGAEEPPVVMRTTVAEVVRSEERLVGGVEAFAAERARVVVELVTEVRTVEVEVRKQVARLVVEPVVDGPVVPGRARPSEVAYTLYEEVPEVVLRPRPYATARLVIETDVRDEVRTGEVRKEVVGYEEVPAELA; this comes from the coding sequence GTGATCCGTCCCGACCAGGTCCCCGACGTCTCGGGCGCCACCGCGTACGACGCCGACGGGACGCGCCTGGGCCAGGTCACGGCCCTCGATCTCGACACCGACGGCTCGCCGCTCGCGGCGACCGTGCGCAGCGGCGGGGAGGAGCGGTCCGTCCCGCTGGCCGGCGCCGTGCTGGAGGGCACCACGCTGCGCCTCGGCGCCGAGGAGCCCCCGGTCGTCATGCGGACCACCGTCGCCGAGGTCGTCCGCTCGGAGGAGCGGCTCGTCGGTGGCGTCGAGGCGTTCGCCGCCGAGCGCGCGCGGGTCGTCGTCGAGCTCGTCACCGAGGTCCGGACGGTCGAGGTCGAGGTGCGCAAGCAGGTCGCGCGGCTCGTGGTCGAGCCGGTCGTCGACGGGCCCGTCGTGCCGGGCCGCGCACGACCCTCCGAGGTCGCGTACACCCTGTACGAGGAGGTCCCGGAGGTCGTCCTGCGCCCCCGCCCGTACGCGACGGCGCGGCTCGTCATCGAGACCGACGTCCGCGACGAGGTGCGCACCGGCGAGGTCCGCAAGGAGGTCGTGGGCTACGAGGAGGTTCCGGCCGAGCTGGCCTGA
- a CDS encoding alkaline phosphatase family protein has protein sequence MRAPVSAPSRGDPLRLSRTLPLAVTAVALAAPGAVAAAAPARTGPQRHVLLVSVDGLHQDDLTRWVRLHPHGALARLVSGGREFTAAQTPFPSDSFPGLVGQLTGGDPRTTGVYYDVTWNPTLLAPGTKSCTGATPGTTVAYDESIDKDPSRLDAGQGVATAPGGILAMTGAPRALIDPTKLPVDPTTCKPVYPDQYLKVNTVFSVARAHGLRTAWSDKHPAYEILGGPGGKAIQDLFTPEINSDDAATKGDWTTDNAATQQYDAAKVQAVVNELDGYDHSRKGRLGVPAVLGLNFQAVSTAEKLPVSGGEAGGYTADGKRFGPVLTSALTFVDAQVGRLEQEISRQHLGASTTVILSAKHGQSPEDMGSLTRIDDGAVLDALNAAWRKAADVDPTASHTTDLVAGSSDDDGMLLWLSDRSAAATRFAASFLLSVNGNGTGADGAAKATDSAGKPRPYAASGLTSVLSGAGAAEFFGVRPGDARVPDVVGLAQHGVVFTGGTKKIAEHGGFDPQDRDVPLVVSGGGVARGVVGTSVETTQIAPTILGLLGIDPRELQAVRIQGTAVLPGAVG, from the coding sequence ATGCGGGCGCCCGTGTCCGCTCCGTCCCGAGGTGACCCCTTGCGCCTGTCCCGCACACTCCCCCTCGCCGTCACCGCGGTGGCGCTCGCCGCGCCGGGCGCGGTCGCCGCCGCCGCGCCCGCCCGTACGGGCCCCCAGCGGCACGTGCTGCTGGTCTCCGTCGACGGCCTGCACCAGGACGACCTCACCCGCTGGGTGCGCCTGCACCCGCACGGCGCGCTCGCCCGGCTCGTGTCCGGCGGCCGCGAGTTCACCGCGGCCCAGACGCCCTTCCCCAGCGACAGCTTCCCCGGGCTGGTCGGGCAGCTCACCGGCGGGGACCCGCGCACGACCGGCGTCTACTACGACGTCACCTGGAACCCGACGCTGCTGGCGCCCGGCACGAAGAGCTGCACCGGCGCCACGCCGGGCACGACCGTGGCCTACGACGAGAGCATCGACAAGGACCCGAGCCGCCTCGACGCCGGCCAGGGCGTCGCGACCGCACCCGGCGGCATCCTCGCGATGACCGGGGCGCCGCGCGCGCTGATCGACCCGACGAAGCTGCCCGTCGACCCCACGACGTGCAAGCCCGTCTACCCGGACCAGTACCTCAAGGTGAACACCGTCTTCTCGGTCGCCCGCGCGCACGGGCTGCGCACGGCCTGGTCGGACAAGCACCCGGCGTACGAGATCCTCGGCGGTCCCGGCGGCAAGGCGATCCAGGACCTCTTCACGCCCGAGATCAACAGCGACGACGCCGCCACCAAGGGCGACTGGACCACGGACAACGCCGCCACGCAGCAGTACGACGCCGCGAAGGTCCAGGCGGTCGTCAACGAGCTCGACGGCTACGACCACAGCCGCAAGGGCAGGCTCGGCGTCCCGGCGGTGCTGGGCCTGAACTTCCAGGCGGTCTCGACCGCCGAGAAGCTCCCCGTCTCCGGCGGCGAGGCGGGCGGGTACACCGCTGACGGCAAGCGGTTCGGCCCCGTCCTGACCTCGGCGCTGACCTTCGTGGACGCTCAGGTCGGCCGGCTGGAGCAGGAGATCTCCCGCCAGCACCTGGGCGCGAGCACGACCGTCATCCTCTCGGCCAAGCACGGCCAGTCACCCGAGGACATGGGCTCGCTCACGCGGATCGACGACGGCGCCGTCCTCGACGCGCTCAACGCCGCATGGCGCAAGGCCGCGGACGTCGACCCGACCGCGTCGCACACGACCGACCTCGTCGCCGGGTCGTCCGACGACGACGGCATGCTCCTCTGGCTGAGCGACCGCTCTGCTGCTGCGACCCGCTTCGCCGCGTCGTTCCTGCTGTCCGTCAACGGCAACGGCACCGGTGCCGACGGGGCGGCGAAGGCGACCGACTCGGCGGGGAAGCCCCGGCCCTACGCCGCGTCCGGCCTGACGAGCGTGCTGTCGGGCGCGGGTGCCGCGGAGTTCTTCGGCGTACGTCCCGGCGACGCCCGCGTCCCCGACGTCGTCGGTCTGGCCCAGCACGGCGTGGTGTTCACGGGCGGCACCAAGAAGATCGCCGAGCACGGCGGCTTCGACCCGCAGGACCGGGACGTGCCGCTGGTCGTCAGCGGCGGTGGTGTCGCGCGCGGCGTCGTGGGCACGAGCGTCGAGACCACGCAGATCGCGCCGACGATCCTCGGCCTGCTCGGCATCGACCCGCGCGAGTTGCAGGCGGTCCGGATCCAGGGCACGGCGGTGCTCCCGGGCGCCGTCGGCTGA
- a CDS encoding MFS transporter: MTAAVPRSLALLVAGAFFLETLDGTIVATAAPSMARALHVESSAIGVTMTAYLVTVAALIPVSGWLADRLGARTTFAVAVAGFTAASALCAASTSLGELTAMRVLQGAAGALMVPVGRLVVLRDTPKDQLIRVVAYLTWPALVAPVLAPVLSGLCTTYLSWRWIFLVNVPLGAVALVAALRLVPQVRRDDRAPLDWTGFLLSGVALAALTYAGALLGERHPALLPVVVLAVVGAAALALAVRHLRRAPYPLVDLGALRLRTFRVVHAGGSLYRVAVAGVPFLLPLLFQDVFGWSALRAGALVVPVFVGNLVIKPVTTPLLKRFGFRPVICGAAAGLLVTLVLAGLLSRHTPTVLVAVLLLLSGAFRSIGLSGYNTIAFADVPAEEMVHANTLSSTIQQLAAGLAVSVAAVSLGVSEGLGASAATAYRLSFWLLALLALVALLEAAALPADAGSRVRAGR; the protein is encoded by the coding sequence GTGACCGCCGCCGTCCCGCGCTCGCTCGCGCTGCTCGTCGCCGGGGCGTTCTTCCTCGAGACGCTCGACGGCACGATCGTCGCGACCGCCGCCCCGAGCATGGCCCGGGCGCTGCACGTCGAGTCGAGCGCGATCGGCGTGACGATGACGGCGTACCTCGTCACGGTCGCGGCGCTCATCCCCGTCTCGGGCTGGCTCGCGGACCGGCTGGGGGCACGGACGACCTTCGCCGTCGCGGTGGCCGGCTTCACCGCCGCCTCGGCGCTGTGCGCGGCGAGCACCTCGCTCGGCGAGCTGACCGCGATGCGCGTCCTGCAGGGGGCGGCCGGGGCGCTGATGGTGCCCGTCGGCCGGCTCGTCGTGCTGCGCGACACCCCGAAGGACCAGCTGATCCGGGTCGTCGCCTACCTCACCTGGCCGGCGCTCGTCGCGCCCGTGCTCGCGCCGGTGCTCAGCGGGCTGTGCACGACGTACCTCTCCTGGCGCTGGATCTTCCTCGTCAACGTGCCGCTGGGGGCCGTCGCGCTCGTCGCCGCCCTCCGCCTCGTGCCGCAGGTCCGCCGCGACGACCGGGCCCCGCTCGACTGGACGGGGTTCCTGCTCAGCGGGGTCGCCCTCGCCGCCCTGACGTACGCCGGGGCGCTGCTCGGCGAGCGGCACCCCGCGCTGCTCCCGGTCGTCGTGCTCGCCGTGGTCGGCGCTGCCGCGCTGGCCCTCGCGGTCCGGCACCTGCGGCGCGCGCCGTACCCGCTGGTCGACCTGGGAGCCCTGCGGCTGCGGACGTTCCGCGTGGTGCACGCCGGCGGCTCGCTCTACCGGGTCGCGGTCGCGGGCGTGCCCTTCCTGCTGCCGCTGCTGTTCCAGGACGTCTTCGGCTGGAGCGCGCTGCGCGCCGGTGCCCTGGTGGTGCCCGTGTTCGTCGGCAACCTCGTCATCAAGCCGGTGACGACGCCGCTGCTGAAGCGGTTCGGCTTCCGCCCGGTGATCTGCGGCGCCGCGGCCGGGCTCCTCGTCACCCTCGTGCTCGCCGGGCTGCTCTCCCGGCACACACCGACGGTGCTCGTCGCCGTGCTGCTCCTGCTGAGCGGAGCGTTCCGCTCCATCGGGCTGTCGGGCTACAACACCATCGCCTTCGCCGACGTCCCGGCCGAGGAGATGGTGCACGCCAACACGCTGTCCAGCACCATCCAGCAGCTCGCGGCCGGTCTCGCCGTCTCCGTCGCCGCGGTCTCCCTCGGGGTGAGCGAGGGGCTCGGCGCGTCGGCGGCCACGGCGTACCGGCTGTCGTTCTGGCTGCTCGCCCTGCTCGCGCTCGTCGCGCTGCTCGAGGCCGCGGCCCTGCCGGCGGACGCCGGCTCGCGAGTCCGCGCGGGCCGCTAG
- a CDS encoding DUF2505 domain-containing protein, whose protein sequence is MKKVDYSGEVPRSPEDVYAALTSPEFWRSYATSHRLAAPTVETVQEGGATVTRMSSRVGVPSQARALAGDSADVSTTTRWSTPSAGDLRVDVAAKQKADVTGTITLTPAASGTRLAFSGELNVRVPFLGGVAEGQAVKYVPQAFADLAKTLTSWQQ, encoded by the coding sequence GTGAAGAAGGTCGACTACAGCGGCGAGGTCCCCCGCAGCCCGGAGGACGTCTACGCCGCGCTCACCTCGCCGGAGTTCTGGCGCTCCTACGCCACCTCCCACCGGCTCGCCGCCCCGACGGTCGAGACCGTGCAGGAGGGCGGCGCGACCGTCACGCGGATGAGCTCGCGGGTCGGGGTGCCGTCGCAGGCCCGCGCACTGGCCGGCGACTCTGCCGACGTCAGCACGACGACCCGGTGGTCCACGCCGAGCGCCGGCGACCTCCGCGTCGACGTCGCGGCCAAGCAGAAGGCCGACGTCACGGGCACGATCACGCTGACGCCGGCGGCGAGCGGGACCCGGCTCGCCTTCTCCGGCGAGCTCAACGTCCGCGTGCCCTTCCTCGGCGGCGTCGCCGAGGGCCAGGCCGTCAAGTACGTCCCGCAGGCGTTCGCCGACCTCGCGAAGACGCTCACCTCCTGGCAGCAGTAG